In Polaribacter sp. L3A8, a genomic segment contains:
- the pyrH gene encoding UMP kinase, with protein sequence MQYNRILLKLSGEALMGDRQYGIDPKRLAEYAKEIKEIVAKGIEVAIVIGGGNIFRGVAGAANGMDRVQGDHMGMLATCINGLALQSALEDENVDTRLQTALEIKEVAEPYIKRKAIRHLEKGRVVIFGAGTGNPYFTTDTAAVLRAIEIDADAILKGTRVDGIYDMDPEKNKDAIKFEKITFKDVIKKGLKVMDMTAFTLSEENNLPIIVFDMNTNGNLMKLVSGEKIGTIVDSQ encoded by the coding sequence ATGCAATACAATAGAATTCTTTTAAAATTAAGTGGAGAAGCATTAATGGGCGATAGACAATATGGTATAGATCCTAAACGTCTGGCTGAATATGCCAAAGAAATAAAAGAAATAGTAGCTAAAGGTATAGAAGTTGCTATTGTAATTGGTGGTGGAAATATATTTAGAGGAGTTGCAGGTGCTGCCAATGGTATGGATCGTGTGCAAGGAGACCACATGGGTATGTTAGCAACCTGTATTAATGGTTTAGCATTGCAAAGTGCATTAGAAGATGAAAACGTAGACACGCGCTTACAAACAGCCCTAGAAATTAAAGAAGTTGCAGAACCTTATATCAAAAGAAAAGCAATTCGTCATTTAGAAAAAGGAAGAGTTGTTATTTTTGGAGCAGGAACAGGTAATCCGTATTTTACAACCGATACTGCTGCCGTTTTAAGAGCAATTGAAATAGATGCAGATGCAATTTTAAAAGGGACTCGTGTTGATGGAATCTACGATATGGATCCAGAAAAAAATAAAGACGCCATTAAATTCGAAAAAATTACTTTTAAAGATGTTATTAAAAAAGGTCTTAAAGTGATGGACATGACTGCATTTACATTAAGTGAAGAAAACAACTTACCAATTATTGTTTTTGACATGAATACAAATGGAAACTTAATGAAATTAGTTTCAGGAGAAAAAATTGGTACTATTGTTGATTCTCAATAA
- a CDS encoding efflux RND transporter permease subunit, protein MNFWTKVAGIILRNRYLVLIGIAIITGLLASQMKYMKFSYTEANLLPEDHEANIQYNQFLKIFGEEGNLVILGIKDSTVFTPKKFNAWNNLVRKFDSLDEIDFTISIADVQKLKADRKQRKFVLEPLYEEEPTTTEEVLAIKKQLFEKLPFYDNLLFNKETGTLQTAIYIKKSIINTPKRRDFIFDVLIPTIKQFEKENNVNVRVSGMPYIRTLNAQNIQDEIILFVGGALGITAIIFFFFFRSFRATFITLLVVMIGVVWAFGFIGWFQYEITVLSALIPPLIIVIGVPNAVFLINKYQQEIKKHGQQAKALQRVISKVGNATLMTNITTASGFATFVFVKSSLLREFGILASVNIISIFILALLIIPILYSFMPLPKKKHLNHLETKWIENVVDWMERMVRNRRITIYFTTVIVIIAAIIGVYKIKVSGSLIEDMPKSLEFYQDIKFFETEFGGIMPLEILVDTKKDKGVMKLSTLKKMEKINEAIETFPELSKPISVTNLVKYSKQAYYRGNPKYYQLPTSQEQSYIFAYTKNSNSEAGMLKNFVDSTGRYARITTFMKDIGTEKMNVIQERLKAVIAKEFPSDDYNVSITGKALVFIKGTNYLIKNLVISLSLAIFLIAIFMAWMFRSPQMIFISLIPNILPLLITAGLMGFFGIPIKPSTILVFSIAFGISVDDTIHFLAKYRQELIANKWRIKPSVYAALRETGVSMFYTSIVLFFGFLTFTLSSFGGTIALGGLVSVTLLLAMVSNLLLLPSLLLTFEKKIANKKVFKEPSIKIFPPKEEKKEE, encoded by the coding sequence ATGAATTTCTGGACAAAAGTTGCTGGTATTATCTTAAGAAACCGCTATTTGGTTTTAATAGGTATTGCAATCATTACTGGCTTATTAGCATCACAAATGAAGTATATGAAATTTTCATATACAGAAGCAAACCTATTGCCAGAAGATCATGAAGCAAACATACAATACAACCAATTTTTAAAAATCTTTGGAGAAGAAGGTAACTTAGTTATTTTAGGAATTAAAGACTCTACAGTTTTTACACCTAAGAAATTTAATGCTTGGAATAATTTAGTTCGGAAATTTGATAGTTTAGACGAAATAGATTTTACAATCTCTATAGCTGATGTTCAAAAGTTAAAAGCAGATAGAAAACAAAGAAAATTTGTACTAGAACCTTTATATGAAGAAGAACCAACTACAACAGAAGAGGTTCTAGCAATAAAAAAACAGCTTTTTGAAAAACTGCCTTTCTATGATAATTTATTATTTAATAAGGAAACAGGAACACTACAAACAGCAATTTATATTAAGAAATCGATTATAAATACACCCAAGCGTAGGGATTTTATTTTTGATGTCTTAATACCCACTATAAAACAGTTTGAAAAGGAAAATAATGTAAACGTGCGTGTTTCTGGAATGCCGTACATTAGAACACTAAATGCACAAAACATTCAAGATGAAATTATACTCTTTGTAGGTGGTGCATTAGGTATTACTGCCATTATTTTCTTCTTTTTCTTCAGATCTTTTAGAGCAACGTTTATTACGCTTTTAGTAGTAATGATAGGGGTTGTTTGGGCTTTTGGATTTATAGGCTGGTTTCAGTACGAAATTACGGTATTATCAGCATTAATACCTCCTTTAATTATTGTAATTGGTGTACCAAATGCCGTTTTTCTAATTAACAAATATCAGCAAGAAATAAAAAAACACGGTCAACAAGCAAAAGCCTTACAACGTGTAATTTCTAAAGTAGGAAACGCTACTTTAATGACCAATATTACAACTGCATCTGGTTTTGCAACTTTTGTATTTGTAAAAAGTAGTTTGCTTCGTGAATTCGGAATTTTAGCTTCTGTAAACATTATAAGTATCTTTATTCTAGCATTACTTATTATACCTATTTTATATAGTTTTATGCCGCTTCCAAAGAAAAAACATTTAAATCACCTTGAAACAAAGTGGATTGAAAATGTAGTAGATTGGATGGAAAGAATGGTTAGAAACCGAAGAATTACCATATACTTTACCACTGTAATTGTTATAATTGCGGCGATTATTGGAGTTTATAAAATTAAAGTATCCGGTAGTTTAATTGAAGATATGCCTAAAAGCTTAGAGTTCTATCAAGACATTAAGTTTTTCGAAACCGAGTTTGGTGGAATTATGCCTTTAGAAATATTGGTAGATACTAAAAAAGATAAAGGTGTAATGAAACTCTCTACTTTAAAGAAGATGGAGAAAATAAATGAAGCTATTGAAACTTTTCCAGAATTGTCTAAACCCATATCGGTAACAAACCTAGTAAAATACTCTAAACAAGCGTACTACAGAGGTAATCCTAAATATTATCAATTACCAACAAGCCAAGAACAAAGTTACATTTTTGCATACACCAAAAACTCTAACAGTGAGGCTGGTATGCTTAAAAACTTTGTAGACTCTACAGGTCGTTATGCAAGAATAACAACTTTTATGAAAGACATTGGTACAGAAAAAATGAATGTCATTCAAGAAAGACTAAAAGCAGTTATTGCTAAAGAATTTCCATCAGATGACTATAATGTTTCAATAACAGGAAAAGCATTAGTTTTTATAAAAGGAACTAATTATTTGATTAAAAATTTAGTGATTTCTTTATCATTAGCTATTTTTCTAATCGCTATTTTTATGGCATGGATGTTTAGATCACCACAAATGATTTTTATTTCTCTAATTCCAAACATACTACCATTACTAATTACAGCAGGATTAATGGGCTTCTTTGGTATCCCAATAAAACCATCAACAATTTTGGTATTTAGTATTGCTTTTGGTATTTCTGTAGATGATACGATTCACTTTTTAGCTAAATATAGACAAGAACTAATTGCTAATAAATGGCGAATAAAACCGTCTGTTTATGCTGCTTTAAGAGAAACGGGTGTAAGTATGTTTTATACTTCTATAGTGTTGTTTTTTGGTTTTTTAACTTTTACACTTTCTAGCTTTGGAGGTACCATTGCTTTAGGCGGTTTAGTTTCAGTTACTTTATTATTAGCAATGGTTTCTAACTTATTATTACTACCCTCTTTATTATTAACTTTTGAAAAAAAGATAGCCAATAAAAAAGTATTTAAAGAACCCTCAATAAAAATATTTCCACCAAAGGAAGAAAAGAAAGAAGAGTAG
- the rpsB gene encoding 30S ribosomal protein S2 encodes MANVNIQELLDSGVHFGHLTRKWNPNMAPYIYTERNGVHIIDLYKTAAKIEETSEALKKIANSGRKILFVATKKQAKDIVAEKAKAVNMPFITERWPGGMLTNFVTIRKAVKKMAHIDRMKLDGSFDALSKREKLQINRQREKLEKNLGSISDMTRLPGALFVVDIKKEHIAVAEAQKLSIPIFAMVDTNSDPRLVDFIIPANDDASKSIDKVLSYVTDAIADGLSDRKADKEKVKETKEVAAPKAEKAAPVVEEAKAEVTETPAEEKK; translated from the coding sequence ATGGCAAACGTAAACATTCAAGAATTATTAGATAGTGGTGTACATTTTGGACACTTAACTAGAAAATGGAACCCAAACATGGCTCCATACATTTATACAGAACGTAATGGTGTTCACATCATCGATTTGTATAAAACAGCAGCAAAAATAGAAGAAACTTCAGAAGCTTTAAAAAAGATCGCTAACTCTGGACGTAAAATTTTATTTGTAGCTACTAAAAAGCAAGCAAAAGATATCGTTGCAGAAAAAGCAAAAGCAGTAAACATGCCTTTCATTACAGAAAGATGGCCAGGTGGTATGTTAACTAACTTTGTAACTATTAGAAAAGCTGTTAAGAAAATGGCTCATATTGATAGAATGAAGTTAGATGGTTCTTTTGATGCATTATCTAAAAGAGAAAAATTACAAATCAACCGTCAGAGAGAAAAATTAGAAAAGAATTTAGGTTCTATTTCTGATATGACTCGTTTACCTGGAGCATTATTTGTAGTAGATATTAAAAAAGAGCACATTGCTGTTGCTGAAGCTCAAAAATTAAGCATTCCTATTTTTGCAATGGTTGATACAAACTCTGATCCTAGATTAGTAGATTTTATCATTCCAGCAAATGATGATGCCTCTAAATCTATAGATAAAGTATTATCTTATGTTACTGATGCAATTGCAGACGGTTTATCAGACAGAAAAGCAGACAAAGAAAAAGTAAAAGAAACTAAAGAAGTTGCAGCTCCAAAGGCAGAAAAAGCAGCTCCTGTAGTTGAAGAAGCGAAAGCTGAAGTTACTGAAACTCCTGCTGAAGAAAAAAAATAA
- the frr gene encoding ribosome recycling factor produces the protein MNEEIEFILDSAKEAMSNAIEHLIKELRTIRAGKATPAMLANVMVDYYGSQTPLSQVANVSTPDPRTISVQPWEKNMLQPIEKAIMIANLGFNPMNNGDIIMINVPPLTEERRIGLAKQAKAEAEHAKVGIRNARKDANNDIKKTDISDDMKKISEDDIQKLTDTFVKQIEEKLAVKEVEIMKV, from the coding sequence ATGAACGAAGAAATTGAATTTATTCTTGACAGTGCTAAAGAAGCAATGAGTAATGCTATTGAGCATTTAATTAAAGAATTAAGAACTATTAGAGCAGGTAAAGCAACGCCTGCAATGTTAGCAAATGTTATGGTAGATTATTATGGTTCTCAAACCCCATTAAGTCAGGTAGCAAATGTTAGCACACCAGACCCTAGAACGATCTCTGTACAACCTTGGGAGAAAAACATGTTACAACCAATAGAGAAAGCAATAATGATTGCTAATCTTGGTTTTAACCCAATGAATAATGGTGATATTATTATGATTAACGTACCACCATTAACGGAAGAACGAAGAATTGGTCTTGCAAAACAAGCAAAAGCAGAAGCAGAACATGCAAAAGTTGGTATTAGAAATGCACGTAAAGATGCAAATAATGATATCAAAAAAACAGACATTTCTGATGATATGAAAAAAATATCAGAAGACGATATTCAAAAACTAACAGATACTTTTGTAAAACAGATCGAAGAAAAACTGGCTGTTAAAGAAGTAGAAATAATGAAGGTTTAA
- the tsf gene encoding translation elongation factor Ts, which translates to METVKISAADVKKLREATGAGMMDCKKALVEAAGDFDKAIDILRKKGQKIAAKRADRDSTEGVAVTKINDANTAGVAIVLACETDFVGKNDAFVALGAQFAEIALNSADKEAFLAADFGGMTVADKLIEQTGVIGEKLEITAFEKVEAAYVGAYTHIGKIAALVGLSAVVDNADVLSKDVAMQIASMGASTLSYKDFDPAFVAAETEARIAVIEKDNIELGRLGKTLKNVPQFISMSQLSEEVLAKAEEVAKAELAAEGKPEKIWDRILPGKMERFVSDNTTLDTEQCLLDQAFIKDEKKNVAQYVKTYGDVEVSTFKRVTLG; encoded by the coding sequence ATGGAAACAGTAAAGATTAGTGCTGCTGATGTTAAAAAGTTAAGAGAAGCAACTGGGGCTGGAATGATGGACTGTAAAAAGGCATTAGTAGAAGCTGCTGGAGACTTTGATAAAGCAATTGATATTTTACGTAAAAAAGGTCAAAAAATTGCTGCAAAAAGAGCTGATAGAGATTCTACAGAAGGAGTTGCAGTAACAAAAATAAACGACGCTAACACTGCTGGTGTTGCTATCGTTTTAGCTTGTGAGACTGATTTTGTTGGTAAAAATGACGCATTTGTAGCTTTAGGAGCTCAATTTGCTGAAATCGCTTTAAATTCTGCTGATAAGGAAGCTTTCTTAGCGGCTGATTTTGGAGGAATGACTGTTGCTGATAAATTAATTGAGCAAACTGGTGTTATTGGAGAAAAGTTAGAGATAACAGCTTTTGAAAAAGTAGAAGCTGCTTATGTTGGTGCTTACACTCACATTGGTAAAATTGCTGCTTTAGTAGGTTTATCTGCTGTTGTAGACAATGCTGATGTTTTATCTAAAGACGTAGCTATGCAAATTGCATCTATGGGAGCATCTACTTTATCTTATAAAGATTTTGATCCTGCATTTGTTGCTGCTGAAACAGAAGCAAGAATTGCTGTAATTGAAAAAGATAATATTGAATTAGGAAGATTAGGGAAAACATTAAAAAATGTACCTCAATTTATTTCTATGTCTCAATTATCTGAAGAAGTTTTAGCAAAAGCTGAAGAAGTTGCAAAAGCAGAATTAGCTGCAGAAGGAAAACCAGAAAAAATCTGGGATAGAATTTTACCAGGTAAAATGGAAAGATTTGTTTCTGACAACACAACTTTAGATACAGAGCAATGTCTTTTAGACCAAGCTTTTATTAAAGATGAAAAGAAAAATGTTGCACAATATGTAAAAACATATGGTGATGTTGAAGTAAGTACTTTTAAAAGGGTTACTTTAGGATAA
- the mnmD gene encoding tRNA (5-methylaminomethyl-2-thiouridine)(34)-methyltransferase MnmD: protein MKREILITSDGSSTIHIPDWDEQYHSKNGSINETYHVFINSGLKLVSLEKVAILEIGFGTGLNCFITYLEAKKEIDYVGVEAYPVTTEEVEKMNFISILKAEKENEAFKKMHEVSWEEKHQISETFSLTKRKQFFEDIEDKDAFNLIYFDAFGARVQPQLWTVEIFRKMYDALKENGILVTYSAKGSVRRAMQEVGFVVERLPGPPGKREMLRASKI, encoded by the coding sequence TTGAAAAGAGAAATTCTAATTACTTCAGACGGTTCATCAACCATACATATACCAGATTGGGATGAGCAATATCATTCTAAAAATGGATCTATAAATGAAACCTATCATGTTTTTATAAACAGCGGGTTAAAATTGGTTTCTTTAGAAAAAGTTGCTATACTAGAAATTGGTTTTGGTACAGGTTTAAATTGTTTTATAACCTATTTAGAAGCTAAAAAAGAAATCGATTATGTGGGTGTAGAAGCCTATCCTGTTACCACAGAAGAAGTGGAGAAAATGAATTTTATTTCCATTTTAAAGGCAGAAAAAGAAAACGAAGCTTTTAAAAAAATGCACGAGGTTTCTTGGGAAGAAAAACATCAAATTTCAGAGACTTTTTCTCTAACAAAAAGAAAACAGTTTTTTGAAGATATTGAAGATAAAGACGCATTTAATTTAATTTATTTTGATGCTTTTGGCGCTCGTGTACAGCCTCAATTATGGACTGTAGAAATTTTTCGTAAAATGTATGATGCATTAAAAGAAAACGGAATTTTAGTAACCTATTCAGCAAAAGGTAGCGTACGAAGAGCCATGCAAGAAGTAGGTTTTGTTGTAGAGCGTTTGCCTGGACCTCCAGGAAAAAGAGAAATGCTTAGAGCAAGTAAAATATAA
- the rpsI gene encoding 30S ribosomal protein S9, whose amino-acid sequence MDIVHKIGRRKTAVARIYLSEGKGNITVNKKDYKSYFTTGTLQYKVQQPLMLTENLESYDIKVNVYGGGVTGQAEAIRLAITRALVSINEEHRLVLKPEGLLTRDPRMVERKKFGQKKARKKFQFSKR is encoded by the coding sequence ATGGATATAGTACACAAAATCGGTAGAAGAAAAACTGCTGTAGCTCGTATTTATCTTTCTGAAGGAAAAGGTAACATTACAGTAAACAAAAAAGATTACAAAAGCTATTTTACTACTGGTACTTTACAGTATAAAGTACAACAACCTTTAATGTTAACAGAAAACTTAGAATCTTATGATATCAAAGTTAATGTTTACGGAGGTGGTGTAACAGGACAAGCAGAAGCTATCCGTTTAGCTATTACTAGAGCTTTAGTTTCTATTAACGAAGAGCACAGATTAGTATTGAAACCAGAAGGTTTATTAACTCGTGACCCAAGAATGGTTGAACGTAAGAAATTCGGTCAGAAAAAAGCACGTAAAAAATTCCAATTCTCGAAACGTTAA
- the rplM gene encoding 50S ribosomal protein L13 yields MNTLSYKTVSANSATVNKEWVLVDADGQTLGRLASKVAKLIRGKYKPNFTPHVDCGDNVVIINAEKIVLTGNKWRDKSYIRHTGYPGGQRSLTATEMFEKDPTRLIEKAVKGMLPKNILGAALYRNLYVYAGTEHKQDGQTPKAINLNDLI; encoded by the coding sequence ATGAACACATTAAGTTACAAAACAGTATCAGCAAACAGCGCTACCGTAAACAAGGAGTGGGTTTTAGTTGATGCAGACGGGCAAACGTTGGGTCGTCTAGCTTCTAAAGTAGCAAAGCTAATTAGAGGTAAATACAAACCAAATTTTACTCCTCACGTAGATTGTGGAGATAACGTGGTTATTATCAACGCAGAAAAAATTGTTTTAACTGGAAACAAATGGAGAGACAAATCTTACATTCGTCACACAGGGTATCCAGGAGGACAAAGATCGTTAACTGCAACAGAAATGTTTGAGAAAGATCCTACAAGATTAATCGAAAAAGCAGTAAAAGGAATGTTACCTAAAAATATTTTAGGAGCAGCTTTGTACAGAAACTTGTATGTATATGCAGGTACTGAGCACAAACAAGATGGGCAAACGCCTAAAGCTATTAACCTTAACGATTTAATATAA
- a CDS encoding branched-chain amino acid aminotransferase, which produces MKSKIEIQRIEKSKIDSVDFNNLPFGSVYSDHMLECDFINGEWQTPVIKPYSPISLDPAAKIFHYGQSIFEGMKAYKDADENTMLFRPLENWKRLNKSAERLVIPQIPEDIFMEGLKKLLEVDNNWIPTNEGSSLYIRPFMFASGIGFHASPADAYKFIICTAPSGAYFAGKVKVAIEEKYARAANGGVGFAKAGGNYAAQFYPTQLAIEKGYNQVIWTDDNSHEYIEEAGAMNIFIRINDTLITSPTSDRILDGITRKSVIQIAKDMDIDVEVRKITVSEVIAAAQSGSLKEMFGAGTAAVISPIAGFGYQGTDYDLPELETPFAGTLKKAITDIQTNKVEDPYGWRVVLD; this is translated from the coding sequence ATGAAATCTAAAATAGAAATTCAACGTATAGAAAAATCGAAGATCGATTCTGTAGATTTTAACAATCTACCCTTTGGTAGTGTATATTCTGACCACATGTTAGAATGTGATTTTATAAATGGCGAATGGCAAACACCGGTCATTAAACCATATTCACCAATATCTTTAGATCCGGCTGCAAAGATTTTCCATTATGGTCAATCTATTTTTGAAGGAATGAAAGCCTACAAAGATGCAGATGAAAATACCATGTTATTTAGACCTTTAGAAAACTGGAAGCGTTTAAATAAATCTGCAGAACGTTTGGTTATTCCTCAAATTCCTGAAGACATTTTTATGGAGGGTTTAAAAAAATTATTAGAAGTTGATAATAACTGGATTCCTACAAACGAAGGAAGTTCTTTGTACATAAGACCTTTTATGTTTGCATCTGGAATTGGTTTTCATGCTTCTCCTGCAGATGCATATAAATTTATAATTTGTACCGCTCCTTCTGGTGCTTATTTTGCTGGAAAAGTAAAAGTTGCTATTGAAGAAAAATATGCACGTGCGGCTAATGGTGGTGTTGGTTTTGCAAAAGCTGGTGGTAATTATGCTGCTCAGTTTTACCCTACACAATTAGCTATAGAAAAAGGATACAATCAAGTAATTTGGACGGATGATAATTCTCACGAATATATTGAGGAAGCTGGAGCAATGAATATTTTCATCAGAATTAATGATACTTTAATTACAAGCCCTACTAGCGATAGAATCTTAGACGGAATTACACGTAAAAGTGTTATTCAGATTGCTAAAGACATGGATATTGATGTAGAAGTTAGAAAAATCACTGTTTCTGAAGTAATTGCTGCTGCACAAAGCGGAAGCTTAAAAGAAATGTTTGGTGCAGGAACTGCTGCAGTAATTTCTCCAATAGCAGGTTTTGGGTATCAAGGTACAGATTATGATTTACCTGAATTAGAAACTCCTTTTGCAGGTACATTAAAGAAAGCTATTACAGATATTCAAACAAATAAAGTTGAAGACCCATACGGATGGAGGGTTGTTTTAGACTAA
- a CDS encoding MBL fold metallo-hydrolase, which produces MKHIVALLFLLLISCHPPKDKDKILPLEKGKQYITVLGIAQDGGYPHIGCQKECCANFYNGKNNKKSVVSLGLVDLDNKQKWLFDATPDMHTQLAALEQHHKKKENLIDGVFLTHAHIGHYTGLMYFGREAFGKKNMKVYAMPKMKSFLQKNGPWSQLISLQNIQLQNLQHDTTLVLNNKIKVTPFLVPHRDEFSETVGYKIEGTQKTALFIPDIDKWHKWSRNIIDEVKKVDYAFVDATFLNQNEVKRAMTEVPHPFIQETIDLFKNETLATKNKVIFIHFNHTNPTLQKNSKKRKEIEKMGFRFASEGNNYTL; this is translated from the coding sequence ATGAAACACATAGTTGCACTTTTATTTCTTTTACTAATTTCTTGTCACCCCCCTAAAGACAAGGATAAAATTCTACCTTTAGAAAAAGGAAAGCAATACATTACAGTATTAGGAATTGCCCAAGACGGAGGTTACCCACATATTGGTTGCCAAAAAGAATGTTGCGCTAATTTTTACAATGGAAAAAACAACAAAAAAAGTGTTGTTTCTTTAGGCTTGGTAGATCTAGATAACAAGCAAAAATGGCTATTTGATGCAACACCAGATATGCATACACAATTAGCAGCATTAGAACAACATCACAAAAAAAAAGAAAACCTTATTGATGGTGTATTTTTAACGCATGCTCACATTGGGCATTACACAGGTCTTATGTATTTTGGTAGAGAAGCTTTTGGTAAAAAAAATATGAAAGTTTATGCAATGCCAAAAATGAAAAGTTTTTTACAAAAAAATGGGCCTTGGAGTCAATTAATTTCTCTTCAAAATATTCAACTCCAAAACTTACAACACGACACTACCTTAGTGTTAAATAACAAAATAAAAGTAACCCCTTTTTTAGTGCCGCATAGAGATGAATTTTCTGAAACCGTAGGATATAAAATAGAAGGAACACAAAAAACAGCCCTTTTTATTCCAGACATTGACAAATGGCATAAATGGAGCCGCAATATTATTGATGAAGTTAAAAAGGTTGATTATGCTTTTGTAGATGCCACATTTTTAAATCAGAATGAAGTAAAACGAGCAATGACAGAAGTTCCTCACCCTTTTATACAAGAAACCATAGACTTATTTAAAAACGAAACGCTAGCAACTAAAAATAAAGTTATTTTTATTCACTTTAATCACACCAACCCTACTCTTCAGAAAAATAGTAAAAAACGAAAAGAAATTGAAAAAATGGGCTTTCGTTTTGCAAGTGAAGGCAATAACTATACATTATAA
- a CDS encoding DUF4920 domain-containing protein, giving the protein MKYLMPFCLLIIFAFSSCKDGVKTVKKVEQPKQEIGYNSFGEKITSNKAITSEELLSKFRDLKVGDTINVKVASTINEVCSKKGCWMKVPLNKETETMVRFKDYGFFMPLDSKGKEVVLNGKAFVKETSVKELQHYAEDAGKSKEEIAKITEPKTEFAFEADGVLLKI; this is encoded by the coding sequence ATGAAATATTTGATGCCGTTTTGTTTACTTATTATATTTGCTTTTTCTTCATGTAAAGATGGAGTGAAAACAGTTAAAAAAGTAGAGCAACCAAAACAAGAAATTGGATACAATTCTTTTGGTGAAAAAATAACATCTAATAAGGCTATAACATCAGAAGAACTTTTATCTAAATTTAGAGATTTAAAAGTAGGTGATACTATTAACGTAAAGGTTGCTTCTACTATTAATGAAGTGTGTTCTAAAAAAGGATGTTGGATGAAGGTTCCTTTAAATAAGGAGACAGAAACAATGGTGCGTTTTAAAGATTACGGCTTTTTTATGCCTTTAGATTCTAAAGGAAAAGAAGTGGTTTTAAATGGCAAAGCATTTGTAAAAGAAACTTCTGTAAAAGAACTACAACATTATGCAGAAGATGCAGGTAAATCTAAAGAAGAAATAGCAAAAATAACTGAACCAAAAACCGAGTTTGCTTTTGAAGCTGATGGTGTTTTATTAAAAATATAG